The window AGGCACAATCAAAGGCATGAAACTTCACCGCCGTCTCGGAAACTACGTCTTCACACTGCTGCAAAGCATCTTGCTGCGGCGCTGGATTTATGACGGACAGTCGGGAATGAGGGCATTCACGCGCCAGGTGATGGAGCATGCGGAGATCATCCATGACTATAATTACGCACAGGTGCTTACATTGAACATCGTTCGCAAGGGGTTCAGGGTTAAAGAAGTGCCTATCCACTATAAAGCACGGACAACAGGGGACTCTTTCATCACATTTTCCGGGTACCTCGGTTCTGTCCTGCCGGCGATCATGAAGGAAATGAGCCGTCCGGTCAAAAGGATTCAAGTTGAGGAAGACGCACATAAGATTTCTCTCAGCGGTAACCCCGATCGCGATAATACAGCAGTGAATTCATAACTCTTTTGATTGAAGGAATAATAAAAAAGAAATTTCTGTTTTGAAATTGTGAACATTCTATCACATATATGTTGTACACATTGACTTTTCCATTGATAATCATTATCATTATCAGTGTAGGAGGACGGAAGCAGATGAAGAGCAGATTATTCGCAGTATTGATAATGATTCTCACACTTACCGCCAGCCCGCTGCAGGCACTCGCATACTCATACGGCGATCCGGGTGAGGAACCGCTTGCCGAAGCATACAAGGAACTTGAAAAATATGCGGAGCAAGGCGATTGGGATGAGGCAAGAAAAGTATATGAGAGCTACCAAAAAGAATTCGATTTGTATTTCACAAAAACGAAGCCCTTTATCGAACAGGCACTTGAAGAACAGAATAAAGAGCTGCTCCTCGAAAGTTACCAGGCTGCATTACGGTTAAACATTGAAAGGAGACTGCACTTCGCCCAGGATAATTTTGAAAACTATGGAGAAGCGAAGCTGCTCCTCGCCAAGGCGAGAGGCACCTTTAACGTCCTTGAACCGCTAGTTATCGAAAGAGAAGGCCAGGAGGCGGCAGATGCAGTTTATGAGCATTTTGACAATGCACTTTCAGCTCTAGGCAATCCGGGGTTATTCGGCATTGGAAATCAAGACAGTGATGAGGATGAATTCACAAGGGAGACGGAAGCGGTGTTAGAAACACTTGCACCGATTTTTCCGCTTCCTGTAGAAGATGATGATGAAAGTCATTTAACGGAAGAAAATCTTGATTTAAATGAAGAACAAGCTGGAAGTTCATCATTCTGGCTATGGTTCACAGTCGGCCTTGCAGTCGTATTCGTTGCAATCGTCCTGATAGGCCGGCGCAAGCGCAACTAAACATCCGAGATTAAGGTAAGGGGGAACTGCCGTATGGATTTCCAGGCATTTTTGATCACACTCCGTGAAGCACTTGAAGCCATTTTGATTGTAGGATTGATCCTTTCCTATTTGACCCGTTTGAATGCTGAAAAGTATCATAAATGGGTATATGCAGGCACCGCCATGGCATTGGTCAGCAGTTTTGTTATCGCACTTCTTTTCCAGGTTGTGTTCACTGGGTTTGCAAGCTTCGGGTCTGAAGTTTACCTGAAGGTGGGGATCATGTTTGCATCCGTGTTCCTTTTGACACACATGCTGTCCTGGATGAAAAAAGAGTCCAAAGATGTTAACGGAAGCATGCAGAAGAAAATTAACGCTGCGCTGACAGCCGGTAGTGTTACAACACTCGTTGTACATACTTATCTTGTTGTGCTGCGGGAAGGCGTTGAAACGGTCTTTTTCTTCGCAGCAATCAGCGGCGGAGATATCAATGAAGTCCTTACAAGCTACGGAGCGCTGAGCGGCCTGCTCCTTGCCGGTATGATCGGGTATTTGTTCTTCAGCGGTACGATGAAAATATCGCTTAAGGCGTTTTTCAACGTAACAGGCGTTCTGATTATGTTTATCGCTGCCGGCCTGTTTGTTCAAGGGATCGGCATCCTCCAGGACCTTGGAATCGCCGGTTCGCTAGTTGAGACAGCTGACGGAAAACCGGCTGAAATGTATAATCTCGTCGGTTTTATGCCTGAACATTATAATGATGAACTTCATTATCAGCGTGATACAGGCAATGACGTCATGATCAGCGGACAGGTCGGCTTGTTTTTCTCAGCGATGTTCGGATACAGCCATAATCCTTCGTTTGAACAGGTAGCAGGCTACTGGCTGTATTTCATCTTCGTGTTTGGCTGGTCGAGCCTGATTCACCGCCGGAAATCGGAAACAGTGCCCGCGAAGGCGGCCGTTTCAGAAAAAGAAGACAAAGAATTGAAAAAAGAGCGTGCGGTTAACGCATGATTTACGGTATCCCCCTTACCGGAAGGCCCGCCAGTATGCGGGTCTTTTTCATTGTTAAGGAAGTTATAAAATGTAAGCGCTGTGGATAAAAAGCCAGGAGGGAATCGGCCAGATCCAGGCGCCAGCGGCTATCGTCATAAGCGGTGATCCCCTCCGGGAGAAAAGAGCACCTCCCTGCGGGTACCCCCGCTTATGCGTGTGCCGCTAAGCAGGCGCCTTGCGCATTTGTTCTGCCGTTAAGTTAAAGGCTCTGTTCAACGCGGCTGTTGATACCCGCTGCAGATGCTCGCTGTCACCAGGAGCGCAAATGCGACCCGTTTGCCTTCGGTCGCATTTGCGATGTTTTTTCGAGCGGGTGGCGGGGGAGCCTCATCATAGCGCGTGCGTTCAAGAAGAATTTATCTGTCCCGCTGTTCCAGAAGGACATTGATTAAGCTCCTCGGATTTTCAGCGTATGAAGGAAATGCAGAGCGTTTTCGATAAAATCTCATACACCCGAACCGAACAGAGTGGAGGTGCGATTCGCGAGTCATCACACCTGTTGCACTGATTAGAGGAAAATAGCTTGCCCTTGAAATAACACCCTGGCATTGTGTAAAATCAACAACATTCTTAACATCGTCAAGTTAAAATAAAAGTATTAAAGCGGTTACCGGTCTATGGACGCAACTAGCCGGATGTTCTTTGCAGTTTTTTTGAAAGGTGCCTTTTTATGGGAAATGAGAAAACATACAACATATCCTATTTTCATATTGCAGCTGGTCTATTGTGGGGAGCCGTTATCTTTCATTCGGTTTTCCGTATCTTTTCTTTAAACAGGTATGCTGCCTCCTGGGATGCGGTCGATTTTGCGCTCGGTGTCATCCAGTTCGATTTGCTGCAAATGCAGCCTCATTTCCCGGGGTACCCATATTTCATATTGGGCGGGATGCTGTTGAATCCAGTCCTTGAAAATCCTGTTCTGGCGCTGGAAATATGGAATATCATCCTTGCGGCCAGTTCGTTTTATCCTATTTATCGTCTGGCGGCGGGAAGGCTGCCTGAAGGGAAGCGGCTCATAGCGGCTGTGCTGGTATACACGCTCAGTTATCCAGCGGTTTTAAGTGTTCAGCCCCTGTCCGATTCTGCTGCCCTTTCTGTTTTATGGTGGTTTTTATGGAGTCTGGAATTTTCGGGAAAATCCAACCGGTCTTTTCATTTATTGCTTCCGGCGTTCATTTTCAGCATTTTGATGGGGATCCGGCTCTCCTATTTGCCATTTGGGATCGGCCTTGTTCTTCTTTGGCGGCATAACTGGAAAAATGGGCAAAATCATCATAAAATGAAAAGACTGGTCTATCATGTAGCTGCAGCCCTGGTGTTCCAGCTGGTATGGGTCGGCGGATTAATCTTTAACGAGGGAAGTGTCCGGGCTTTTTTGGGAATGGCGGCTGGTTTTACAAGCGGCCATTTTTCAGACTGGGGCGGTGCTGCTACGGCAACAGGAGATGCACTGCCGGATAGGGCATGGCAGCTTATCGTCAATATCCTATGGAGCGGGATTGCCGGTGAATCGTTATATATGCTGATTGGAGTTATCTTACTTGTCCAGGTAAGCTTCTGGTCGTTCTTTAAGGAAAAACGAAGCGGGCAGGATTCTGTGATCCCTTACCTCCATGCCATTTTATTCGGGAGCTATTTTATATGGGCACTATTTGCGCAGAATGTCGACAAGCCTCGCCATGCCGCCCCGCTTGCGATTTTAACGGCGTTTCACCTTTTTATTGTTTTGTTAAAGGGAAGGACCCGTTTTCCGGTTTTGGCTGCCGCCCTTTTTCTCTCTTTGCAGTTATGGACAGGCAGTCATATCCTGGAACGGCTTGCCGGTGAAGTTCCCGCTACTTATCAGCTTGCATCATATTTGGATGAAGTGGAGGAGCCTTTCATTGTTTATACATGGGAAGAAAAACGGGTAATGGATTATACTGGAGTCAGATATCCTTATAAACGAACCTTGACTTATGATTATTTTGAAATGGAAGTGAGCCGGCTGGACGGAAGGAGAATCTTTTTGACCGGCCATGTTGCTGAAGGGTTCAGGCAGCAGGGCGCGGATGTCGATTCCCATTTGAAAAAGGTGGAAACGTTCAATTCGTCTTCGCTTGTATTGCCGGTTTATCATAAAATTACGCTATATGAGTGGCAAAGTTCATCTGAGAATATGAGCGGAGGTGTCACACAATGAATCAGCTCGTAAAGGAAAAACTGACAGTCCTGCCTGAACAGCCCGGCTGTTACTTGATGAAGGACCGGCAGGGGACTGTCATTTATGTTGGAAAAGCGAAGGTGCTGAAAAACAGGGTGAGATCCTATTTCAGCGGATCTCATGATGCGAAAACCCAGCGCCTTGTCAGTGAAATAGAAGACTTTGAGTACATTGTGACTTCATCTAATATAGAAGCATTGATTCTTGAGATGAATCTGATTAAAAAATATGATCCGAAATACAACGTCTTGATGAAAGACGATAAAAGCTACCCTTATTTGAAAGTGACGGCGGAAGACCAGCCGCGTCTGCTGATCACAAGAAGAGTTCAGAAAGATAAAGGAAAATATTTCGGTCCATATCCGAATGCGCAGGCGGCAAATGAAACGAAAAAACTGCTCGACCGCCTTTATCCTCTTCGGAAGTGCAATAACCTCCCGGACAGGGTTTGCCTTTATTATCACATGGGGCAGTGCCTGGCACCATGTGTCAATGATGTTTCCGCAGAGGAAAACAAACAGATCGTCGATGACATTGTCCGGTTTTTGAACGGCGGTTATAAAGAGATAAAAAAAGAGCTGACAGAAAAAATGCAATCGGCTTCAGAGTCCCTTGATTTTGAAAGGGCGATGGAACTCAGAGACCAGATCAGCCATATTGAAGCGGTCATGGAAAAACAAAAAATGATGCTCAATGACCTTGTGGACAGGGATATATTCGGATACAGCTATGACAAAGGGTGGATGTGCGTCCAGGTGTTCTTCGTGCGCCAGGGCAAGCTGATTGAACGTGATGTGTCCATATTCCCCATATACAATGAGCCGGAAGAGGACTTCTTGACTTATCTTGGCCAATTTTATCTCCAGCGCAACCATATAAAGCCTAAAGAAATATATCTGCCGCCGCGCGTTGATGCCGAAATGGCGGAAAAATTGCTGGAAGTGCCAGTCCGCCAGCCGCAGCGCGGAAAGAAAAAAGAACTGGTCAATCTCGCCGAAAAGAATGCCCAAATCGCACTTCAAGAAAAGTTCGCACTTAT is drawn from Bacillus marinisedimentorum and contains these coding sequences:
- a CDS encoding glycosyltransferase family 2 protein: MNQEVIVFLPAYNEEETIEKVIKKVPRHFHNHVEVKVMVVNDGSTDGTVRAAKEAGADIIVDHHGNKGLGAAVRTGLKEAYRRGADIAVMIDADDEYPARQIPDLLAPIFAGNADYTMGSRFKGTIKGMKLHRRLGNYVFTLLQSILLRRWIYDGQSGMRAFTRQVMEHAEIIHDYNYAQVLTLNIVRKGFRVKEVPIHYKARTTGDSFITFSGYLGSVLPAIMKEMSRPVKRIQVEEDAHKISLSGNPDRDNTAVNS
- a CDS encoding FTR1 family iron permease, whose translation is MDFQAFLITLREALEAILIVGLILSYLTRLNAEKYHKWVYAGTAMALVSSFVIALLFQVVFTGFASFGSEVYLKVGIMFASVFLLTHMLSWMKKESKDVNGSMQKKINAALTAGSVTTLVVHTYLVVLREGVETVFFFAAISGGDINEVLTSYGALSGLLLAGMIGYLFFSGTMKISLKAFFNVTGVLIMFIAAGLFVQGIGILQDLGIAGSLVETADGKPAEMYNLVGFMPEHYNDELHYQRDTGNDVMISGQVGLFFSAMFGYSHNPSFEQVAGYWLYFIFVFGWSSLIHRRKSETVPAKAAVSEKEDKELKKERAVNA
- the uvrC gene encoding excinuclease ABC subunit UvrC; protein product: MNQLVKEKLTVLPEQPGCYLMKDRQGTVIYVGKAKVLKNRVRSYFSGSHDAKTQRLVSEIEDFEYIVTSSNIEALILEMNLIKKYDPKYNVLMKDDKSYPYLKVTAEDQPRLLITRRVQKDKGKYFGPYPNAQAANETKKLLDRLYPLRKCNNLPDRVCLYYHMGQCLAPCVNDVSAEENKQIVDDIVRFLNGGYKEIKKELTEKMQSASESLDFERAMELRDQISHIEAVMEKQKMMLNDLVDRDIFGYSYDKGWMCVQVFFVRQGKLIERDVSIFPIYNEPEEDFLTYLGQFYLQRNHIKPKEIYLPPRVDAEMAEKLLEVPVRQPQRGKKKELVNLAEKNAQIALQEKFALIERDEERTIKAVENLGEALGIQVPHKIEAFDNSNIQGTNPVSAMVVFTDGKPDKKEYRKYNIKTVEGPDDYASMREVVRRRYSRLLKENQPLPDLILIDGGRGQVGGVQDVLENELGLDLPVCGLVKDEKHRTSRLLSGNPPAFIDLPRNSQEFYLLQRIQDEVHRFAITFHRQQRGKTAFKSVLDDIPGVGERRKRTLMKHFRSIDKIKEATIEDLQKLNIPQNTAVAIKEHLQQGSSREKNTDS